From Octopus sinensis unplaced genomic scaffold, ASM634580v1 Contig16844, whole genome shotgun sequence, a single genomic window includes:
- the LOC115230942 gene encoding uncharacterized protein LOC115230942: protein MTAWNRKVFYFVNIIKNDKLKRGSLPRVTSEEGLCSADYITDKNSLKKHVDILGNKDGSYQQSSFNSLVPNLVEPSPEELKHNSNNRRSICGNKSNLEEIDIFSPKKRPRQNLVKTPSVDMVANSMAKRVDKCIEFIEHTTSKRTSEINIAIRKVLKENEGLVDRTEKLALKMRGEDERMRVLIVANGLSDIVVYFIK from the exons ATGACGGCTTGGAATCGAAAGGTATtctactttgttaatataattaagAATGATAAGCTAAAAAGGGGTTCTTTACCTCGTGTGACAAGTGAAGAAGGTCTTTGTTCTGCAGATTATATTACCgacaaaaattcattaaaaaagcaTGTCGATATTCTCggaaacaaggacggatcatacCAACAAAGTTCTTTTAATTCATTGGTACCAAATCTCGTGGAACCTTCTCCTGAAGAATTAAAGCATAATTCAAACAATCGTCGCTCAATATGTGGAAATAAGTCAAATTTGGAAGAAATTGACATTTTTTCTCCAAAAAAGCGTCCCCGTCAAAATTTGGTAAAGACTCCTTCAGTAGATATGGTTGCAAATTCCATGGCAAAGCGTGTTGACAAATGCATCGAGTTCATTGAACATACAACGAGTAAGCGGACAAG TGAAATTAATATCGCCATTCGAAAAGTTTTAAAAGAGAATGAAGGACTAGTTGACAGGACAGAGAAATTAGCACTCAAGATGAGAGGCGAGGACGAGAGAATGCGAGTACTAATTGTTGCTAATGGTTTATCAGATATCGTCgtctattttattaaataa